Proteins encoded together in one Benincasa hispida cultivar B227 chromosome 1, ASM972705v1, whole genome shotgun sequence window:
- the LOC120073151 gene encoding uncharacterized protein LOC120073151, with translation MGRRPRTRSKSASATPPSIPFNADRKPIATATTPKTPVTCSTSIIPSTLKSVFLDDWWLVKANDGEGLAIGGFASRERAGIRAFYSAAISKRHETTVLEATDGIIISVSGFINRSRTHENGFPPKVYNHFLLGFPFNWKDYMGSSSDKKSSFECFKASTSRSDDQGTSHNLEPDLDKLAVARLRDLSLSTYGETNYGFFMNSNSSCSPTQDLKSGLETPLKEQSFWNEGKNDDVKDSLHASQEAKVDMNLQIRGRQGVCTRSMTKLKNTRSGSKESLMSDTQKRKKG, from the exons ATGGGCAGAAGACCCAGAACTCGAAGCAAGTCCGCCTCTGCCACTCCCCCCTCCATTCCCTTCAACGCCGACCGGAAGCCGATCGCCACCGCCACGACGCCAAAAACTCCGGTTACCTGTTCCACATCCATCATTCCTTCCACACTCAAATCA GTTTTCCTGGACGATTGGTGGCTGGTAAAGGCTAACGACGGCGAGGGCTTGGCTATCGGAGGGTTTGCATCCAGAGA GAGAGCTGGGATAAGAGCATTTTATTCTGCAGCGATTTCTAAGAGACACGAAACCACTGTACTCGAGGCAACTGATGGGATTATCATTTCAGTCAGTGGCTTCATAAATAGATCACGAACACATGAAAATGGCTTTCCACCAAAG GTGTACAATCATTTCCTTCTTGGCTTTCCCTTCAATTGGAAAGACTATATGGGTTCTAGTTCAGATAAAAAATCTTCTTTTGAGTGTTTTAAAGCAAGTACTTCTCGTTCTGACGATCAAGGTACAAGTCATAATTTAGAACCTGACTTGGATAAGCTTGCAGTAGCTAGGTTGCGAGACCTCTCCTTGTCCACTTATGGAGAAACTAATTATGGCTTCTTTATGAACTCAAATTCAAGTTGTAGTCCAACACAAGATTTAAAATCTGGACTAGAGACCCCGCTCAAGGAGCAAAGTTTCTGGAATGAGGGGAAGAATGATGATGTAAAGGATTCCTTGCACGCTAGTCAAGAAGCTAAGGTGGACATGAACCTCCAGATTCGAGGAAGACAAGGTGTTTGTACAAGAAGCATGACAAAGTTGAAAAATACTAGGAGCGGAAGTAAAGAGAGTCTCATGTCAGATACTCAGAAGAGGAAAAAGGGTTGA
- the LOC120088652 gene encoding uncharacterized protein LOC120088652 translates to MADEISSDYGDGFNPKFSPSENSQSSCKPIDSAFKISADDKTFPLIVSNQNQDSEVINSAASASTQENPETSVHKKSACGSSENGGNMGSLVVGKIQNLDVELRKEPLKVDAVHDFETLDAVEDGKQDVAIDEVEKDFARSVLSFDGNLDCSKEELVQEVQLAADKEAFARTEELLKKETDPESILEIKKKLLLEELDAMLVPGDQIHLEKGNNPPSSRGSVDSCSKTILIDEEKIADRQNDSEKMNVLRRSHLSLRNSLKIEVIDETALVEPVHVSKIGNGEGIGIVCPQRSMQMKVNKSHEPDRGGKKAKRSRRKAREAKVSEMNWNLGNVNELDKVNGRQKIAEGNKIVYSRKDMEALRFVNVAEQRRLWKAICKELLPGVAREYSSLTSSNYPMKIGSTSDPRQPLVKREEASSIIREGCSESLDGEIEDMEGDNESTNFVILEPSCSHSVSEDRDEDKYYQSIQRPAFLVEGEPNFDSGPPEDGLEYLRRVRWEASHIPNVTLAKVDRSNFKKEQSVYMPVIPGIAKCPDHLLPSKEWENAFLADFSNLREALSHSEEFEQSDFILHEKIDSAIPDLIAQPRVLPAYNIDSHQTEESNGSTSAKENSCNDYPSLSAISKMNSVFRVSSLKKRINSLETQTTLSKTDCLWLFALSAAVDTPLDADTCAAFRSLLRKCASLRAKKTELDDEVIMLNILSTISGRYFGQSEN, encoded by the exons ATGGCGGATGAGATAAGTTCTGACTATGGCGATGGGTTTAATCCAAAATTCTCACCATCCGAGAACTCACAGTCTTCTTGTAAACCGATTGATTCTGCCTTTAAGATCTCTGCCGACGACAAGACCTTCCCTTTGATCGTCTCGAATCAAAACCAGGACTCTGAAGTCATAAACAGTGCGGCTTCCGCTTCTACCCAAGAAAACCCAGAAACTTCTGTCCACAAGAAATCGGCTTGTGGGTCTTCTGAAAACGGAGGAAATATGGGAAGTCTGGTGGTGGGCAAGATTCAGAATCTTGATGTGGAGCTCAGAAAAGAACCTCTCAAGGTGGATGCTGTCCATGATTTTGAAACGCTCGATGCCGTGGAAGATGGTAAGCAAGATGTTGCGATCGATGAAGTAGAGAAAGATTTTGCAAGAAGTGTGCTAAGTTTTGATGGGAATCTAGACTGTTCGAAGGAAGAACTTGTACAAGAAGTTCAGTTGGCTGCTGACAAAGAAGCATTTGCACGAACGGAGGAGTTGTTGAAGAAAGAAACGGATCCTGAGAgcattttggaaattaaaaagaaattactaTTGGAAGAACTCGATGCCATGTTGGTTCCTGGAGATCAAATTCATCTAGAGAAGGGAAACAACCCCCCTAGCTCAAGAGGGAGTGTGGATAGTTGCAGCAAAACGATTCTTATTGATGAGGAGAAGATTGCTGATCGGCAAAATGATTCTGAAAAGATGAATGTTCTCAGACGAAGTCATTTGTCTCTCAGAAATTCATTGAAGATTGAAGTAATAGACGAAACAGCATTAGTTGAACCGGTTCATGTCTCCAAAATTGGAAATGGAGAAGGGATTGGTATTGTGTGTCCACAAAGGTCAATGCAGATGAAGGTGAACAAATCCCATGAACCTGATAGAGGAGGGAAaaaggctaaacgatcgaggaGGAAGGCAAGGGAAGCGAAGGTCTCTGAGATGAATTGGAATCTGGGGAATGTGAATGAACTTGATAAAGTCAATGGACGCCAAAAAATTGCGGAAGGAAACAAGATAGTGTATTCAAGGAAAGATATGGAAGCACTGAGGTTTGTGAATGTTGCAGAACAGAGGAGATTGTGGAAAGCTATATGCAAGGAACTTTTGCCCGGTGTGGCAAGGGAATACAGTAGTTTAACAAGCTCGAATTACCCAATGAAGATTGGCTCCACCTCTGATCCTAGGCAACCTTTAgttaagagagaagaagcctctTCAATTATAA GGGAGGGATGTTCAGAAAGCTTGGATGGTGAGATAGAGGACATGGAAGGTGATAATGAAAGTACaaactttgtaattttggaACCCTCTTGCAGTCATAGTGTCAGCGAAGATAGGGATGAGGATAAATATTACCAAAGTATTCAGAGACCTGCCTTTCTGGTGGAGGGAGAACCCAATTTTGATTCAGGACCTCCAGAAGATGGACTAGAATATCTTAGACGCGTCAG GTGGGAAGCTTCCCATATTCCAAATGTGACGTTGGCAAAAGTTGATAGAAGTAATTTTAAGAAAGAGCAAAGTGTTTATATGCCCGTTATCCCTGGGATTGCCAAGTGCCCCGACCATTTACTGCCTTCAAAAGAGTGGGAGAATGCATTTCTTGCTGATTTTTCTAACCTGCGTGAG GCTCTATCACACTCTGAAGAATTTGAGCAGTCTGATTTCATCCTCCATGAAAAGATTGATTCTGCAATTCCTGACTTGATTGCTCAGCCAAGGGTCTTGCCTGCCTACAACATCGACTCGCATCAAACTGAGGAATCAAATGGCAGCACTTCAGCAAAGGAAAATAGTTGCAACGATTATCCATCTTTATCAGCAATCTCAAAGATGAACTCTGTGTTTCGTGTTTCATCGTTGAAGAAACGTATAAACTCATTAGAAACACAAACAACATTGTCAAAGACCGATTGTCTTTGGCTGTTTGCTTTGAGTGCAGCAGTTGATACTCCTCTGGATGCAGATACTTGTGCTGCTTTCAGAAGTCTACTTCGGAAATGTGCCAGCTTGCGGGCCAAGAAGACCGAGCTTGACGACGAGGTTATAATGCTTAATATCCTTTCCACCATTTCTGGAAGGTACTTTGGACAGTCGGAAAATTGA